One region of Ornithinibacter aureus genomic DNA includes:
- a CDS encoding tyrosine-type recombinase/integrase, producing MSYVGPDLARHTAPQTFSAKIDAEHWMAAERRLIDADQWVAPRVRAQARQGAMTLRDYAQGAVDRRRVRGEPLKPRTRALYASQLDRLIYPTFGDRVLRSITRDDVARWYDALGPQHPTQRAHAYSLLRAVMGQAVVECLVSSSPCQIPGASRVSRQRRIEPASLPELAAIVEGMPERLRLLVVLGAWCALRYGELAELRRHDVDLERGVLSISRAVVRVDGADLVGRPKSVAGVRHVAIPPHLHPAIQAHLDAHVAPGSDSLLFPRPGTNRHLIHTEVTKIFMTARAAAGRPDLRLHDLRHTGAVLAAQTGATLAELMARLGHSTPGAALRYQHAAAGRDAQIAARLSEMALQ from the coding sequence GTGTCCTACGTCGGGCCGGATCTCGCCCGGCACACGGCGCCCCAGACCTTCAGCGCGAAGATCGACGCCGAGCACTGGATGGCGGCCGAGCGGCGGCTCATCGATGCCGACCAGTGGGTGGCACCCAGAGTGCGCGCGCAGGCCCGCCAGGGGGCGATGACCCTGCGGGACTACGCCCAGGGAGCGGTCGACCGTCGTAGGGTCCGCGGAGAGCCCTTGAAGCCCCGCACCCGCGCGCTGTACGCCTCGCAGCTCGACAGGCTGATCTACCCCACCTTTGGGGACAGGGTCTTGCGGAGCATCACCCGGGATGACGTGGCCCGCTGGTACGACGCACTCGGCCCCCAGCACCCCACCCAGCGCGCTCATGCCTACTCGCTGCTTCGTGCCGTCATGGGCCAAGCCGTCGTGGAATGCCTGGTGTCGTCGAGCCCGTGCCAAATTCCGGGTGCCAGCCGCGTGTCTCGGCAGCGACGGATCGAGCCAGCCAGCCTGCCCGAGCTGGCGGCGATCGTCGAAGGGATGCCGGAGCGGCTGCGGTTGCTCGTCGTGCTCGGAGCCTGGTGTGCGCTGCGCTACGGCGAGCTGGCCGAGCTTCGCCGGCACGACGTCGACCTCGAGCGAGGCGTGCTGTCCATCTCACGTGCCGTGGTGCGCGTCGACGGAGCCGACCTCGTCGGTCGGCCGAAGAGCGTCGCAGGGGTGCGCCATGTGGCCATCCCACCGCATCTCCACCCGGCCATCCAGGCGCACCTGGACGCGCACGTCGCCCCCGGATCCGACTCGCTGCTCTTCCCGAGGCCGGGCACCAATCGCCACTTGATCCACACCGAGGTCACCAAGATCTTCATGACCGCACGGGCGGCCGCGGGCCGGCCGGATCTTCGCCTGCACGACCTGCGGCACACCGGCGCGGTCCTGGCTGCCCAGACCGGTGCCACCCTCGCCGAGTTGATGGCCCGCCTCGGGCACTCCACTCCAGGCGCCGCCCTGCGCTACCAGCACGCGGCCGCTGGGCGCGACGCCCAGATCGCCGCCCGGCTGTCGGAGATGGCGCTCCAGTAG
- a CDS encoding transposase: MTWWAQRSALPRTRRVGRCRGGCAGGRCCTCRSGIRTALPDARIAVDKWHLVALANLMVTQVRQRITRQLHGRRGTATDKVWASRQLLLTGYEHLTVKQKARFNAALAAEDPTEAPWVSFRGWTGAGAVVVG, from the coding sequence ATGACTTGGTGGGCTCAGCGCAGTGCGCTGCCTCGTACTCGGCGGGTGGGGCGTTGCCGAGGCGGGTGTGCGGGCGGGCGCTGTTGTACCTGTCGATCCGGGATCCGCACCGCCCTGCCGGACGCGCGGATCGCAGTCGACAAGTGGCATCTCGTCGCCCTCGCCAACCTCATGGTCACCCAGGTCCGTCAACGGATCACCCGGCAACTGCACGGCCGCCGCGGCACCGCCACCGACAAAGTCTGGGCCAGCCGGCAACTGCTGCTCACCGGCTACGAGCACCTCACCGTGAAGCAAAAGGCCCGGTTCAACGCCGCCCTCGCCGCCGAGGATCCGACTGAAGCGCCCTGGGTTTCGTTCCGTGGTTGGACGGGCGCGGGCGCGGTCGTCGTGGGGTGA
- a CDS encoding IS3-like element ISAar43 family transposase (programmed frameshift), which produces MVVRKLGQADRMLAGGSDIAGVCRELGVSEQTYYRWRNQYGGLKADDAKRLKELEKQNATLKRLLAEAELEKAALKELAGGKLLGPGRRRAAVDHLKRKLRVSERMACRLAGLSRSAYRRPLQGETTADPDLALRDWLRAYAKKHPRWGYRRAYHDARGEGWVVNHKKIQRLWREEGLRVPQRRRRKRVGSSTVDAPAAVAPNLVWAVDFQFDADEQGRPIKICSIVDEHTRECIGGLVERSITADRLTAHLEDLVAVRGAPAVLRSDNGPEFISDAMAHWAGTRTGLFYIPPGSPWHNGYVESFNSRLRDECLNINSFYSLLHAQVVIGDWKTEYNHDRRHSSLGYLAPVDYARQCTHQSETDDSHSDRTE; this is translated from the exons ATGGTCGTCCGTAAGCTCGGGCAGGCCGACAGGATGCTCGCGGGCGGGAGCGACATCGCCGGGGTGTGTCGAGAGCTCGGAGTGTCCGAGCAGACGTACTACCGGTGGCGGAACCAGTACGGCGGATTGAAGGCCGACGACGCGAAGCGGCTGAAGGAGCTCGAGAAGCAGAACGCCACGCTCAAGCGGCTGCTCGCCGAGGCAGAGCTCGAGAAGGCCGCGCTCAAGGAGCTGGCTG GAGGGAAACTTCTAGGCCCGGGCAGGCGCCGCGCCGCCGTCGACCACCTCAAGCGCAAGCTGCGGGTGAGCGAACGAATGGCGTGCCGTCTGGCCGGGCTGAGCAGGTCCGCATACCGTCGCCCGCTCCAGGGCGAGACGACAGCCGACCCGGACCTGGCGTTGCGGGACTGGCTGCGGGCGTATGCGAAGAAGCACCCGCGGTGGGGATACCGCAGGGCCTACCACGATGCCCGCGGCGAGGGGTGGGTCGTGAACCACAAGAAGATCCAACGGCTCTGGCGCGAGGAAGGGCTGCGCGTCCCGCAGCGGCGTCGCCGCAAACGCGTTGGGTCTTCGACCGTCGACGCCCCGGCAGCGGTCGCACCGAACCTCGTGTGGGCGGTGGACTTCCAGTTCGACGCGGACGAGCAGGGCCGTCCGATCAAGATCTGCTCCATCGTCGACGAGCACACCCGCGAGTGCATCGGCGGGCTCGTCGAACGGTCGATCACCGCGGACCGGCTCACCGCCCACCTCGAGGACCTCGTCGCAGTCCGCGGCGCCCCCGCGGTGCTCCGATCCGACAACGGCCCCGAGTTCATCAGCGACGCGATGGCCCACTGGGCCGGCACCCGCACCGGCCTGTTCTACATCCCGCCCGGCTCGCCCTGGCACAACGGGTACGTCGAGTCGTTCAACAGCAGGCTCCGCGACGAGTGCCTGAACATCAACAGCTTCTACTCGCTGCTCCACGCCCAGGTCGTGATCGGTGACTGGAAGACCGAATACAACCACGACCGCCGGCATTCATCGCTCGGCTACCTCGCACCCGTCGACTACGCTCGGCAATGCACCCATCAATCGGAAACCGACGACTCGCACAGCGACCGGACCGAATGA
- a CDS encoding type II toxin-antitoxin system VapC family toxin, which translates to MLVVDASVLAVALADDGPDGDAARTRLRGETLAAPPELVDLEVASVLRRQNRAGMLDNRRADLAMTDLGALPMHRASHLALLPRCWELRDNVTTYDAAYVALAEALDATLLTGDRRLAHAAGPTCTIELLRTPRRGR; encoded by the coding sequence GTGCTCGTCGTTGACGCCAGCGTCCTTGCGGTCGCGTTGGCCGATGACGGCCCGGACGGGGATGCCGCTCGCACCCGGCTGCGGGGTGAGACGTTGGCCGCCCCCCCAGAACTGGTCGACCTTGAGGTCGCCTCTGTACTGCGTCGACAGAACCGTGCCGGGATGCTCGACAACCGCCGGGCGGATCTGGCCATGACAGACCTCGGGGCGCTGCCCATGCACCGCGCCTCGCATCTGGCGCTGCTACCACGCTGTTGGGAGCTGCGGGACAACGTGACCACCTACGACGCCGCCTACGTCGCCCTGGCCGAGGCGCTGGATGCGACGTTGCTCACTGGCGACCGGCGCCTTGCCCATGCGGCCGGCCCCACCTGCACCATCGAACTGCTCAGAACGCCCCGCCGCGGGCGTTGA
- a CDS encoding IS3 family transposase (programmed frameshift) produces MPKPYPKEFRQNVIEVARAREAGTTLKEIATDFGISESCLTNWLAIADRQDGNKPATAVSDSGELREAKRRIRLLEQENEVLRRAAAYLSQANLPKMMYPLVRELAAQETPIRVPVTVTCRVLNLARAPYYRWLANPVTDADWVAAHRANALFDAHRDDPEFGYRLLADEARDAGQDMCDRTAWAICSGNAWWSVFGKKRSKKGRPGPPAHDDRVQRDFTATGPNQLWLTDITEHRTREGKVYMCAVKDVWSNRLVGYSISSRMKARLAVQALEHAVDTRARAGVDVAGCIVHSDRGSQFRSRKYLRALSRHDLLGSMGQVGSSADNAAMESWFALLQKNVLDRHTWDTRDQLKLAIVTWTERTYHRRRRQARLGKLTPIEYETIMTTPATQAA; encoded by the exons ATGCCCAAGCCGTACCCCAAGGAGTTCCGACAGAACGTGATCGAGGTGGCTCGCGCTCGTGAGGCAGGGACGACGTTGAAGGAGATCGCGACCGATTTCGGGATCTCGGAATCCTGCCTGACTAACTGGCTCGCCATCGCTGACCGGCAGGACGGGAACAAACCCGCCACGGCCGTGAGCGACTCTGGTGAGTTGCGCGAGGCCAAGCGTCGGATCCGGTTGCTCGAGCAAGAGAACGAGGTGCTACGCCGCGCAGCGGCGTACCTCTCGCAGGCGAACCTGCCG AAAATGATGTACCCGCTCGTCCGTGAGCTGGCCGCCCAGGAGACCCCGATCAGGGTTCCTGTGACGGTGACGTGCCGGGTGCTGAACCTTGCCAGAGCGCCGTACTACCGGTGGCTGGCCAACCCGGTGACCGACGCCGACTGGGTCGCGGCGCACCGCGCGAACGCGTTGTTCGACGCGCACCGTGACGACCCGGAGTTCGGGTACCGGCTGCTCGCGGACGAGGCCCGCGACGCCGGGCAGGACATGTGCGACCGCACCGCGTGGGCGATCTGCTCGGGCAACGCGTGGTGGAGCGTGTTCGGGAAGAAGCGCTCGAAGAAGGGCCGGCCCGGCCCGCCGGCGCACGATGACCGCGTCCAGCGTGACTTCACCGCGACCGGCCCGAACCAGCTGTGGCTGACCGACATCACGGAGCACCGCACCCGTGAGGGCAAGGTGTACATGTGCGCCGTCAAGGACGTGTGGTCCAACCGGCTCGTCGGGTACTCCATCAGCTCGCGGATGAAGGCCCGCCTGGCCGTGCAGGCGTTGGAACACGCCGTGGACACCCGGGCCCGAGCGGGCGTCGACGTGGCCGGGTGCATCGTCCACAGCGACAGAGGGTCCCAATTCCGGTCCCGCAAATACCTGCGCGCCCTGTCCCGGCACGACCTGCTCGGATCCATGGGCCAGGTCGGCTCGAGCGCGGACAACGCCGCCATGGAGAGCTGGTTCGCCCTGCTGCAGAAGAACGTCCTGGACCGCCACACCTGGGACACCCGCGACCAGCTGAAGCTGGCCATCGTCACCTGGACCGAACGGACCTACCACCGCCGACGACGCCAAGCCCGCCTCGGCAAGTTGACCCCCATCGAGTACGAGACCATCATGACCACACCGGCCACCCAGGCCGCGTGA
- a CDS encoding FitA-like ribbon-helix-helix domain-containing protein has protein sequence MPSVQIKDVPESTHAVLRQRAAAAHQSLQEYLRSRLIAEASQPTLEEVLDRAGGRSGGSVPLADAVKAVQGDRARR, from the coding sequence ATGCCGAGTGTTCAGATCAAGGATGTGCCCGAGAGCACCCATGCGGTGTTGCGCCAACGGGCCGCAGCCGCGCACCAGTCGTTGCAGGAGTACCTGCGTTCCCGGCTGATCGCTGAGGCCAGCCAGCCGACTTTGGAGGAGGTCCTCGACCGGGCCGGCGGGCGCTCCGGCGGATCTGTCCCGCTCGCAGACGCGGTCAAGGCTGTGCAGGGGGATCGTGCTCGTCGTTGA
- the orn gene encoding oligoribonuclease, which translates to MATPGTDRALSDRIVWIDCEMTGLSLTSDALIEVAALVTDYELTVLGDGIDVVIRPPDEALDQMDDFVRDMHTTSGLLDVLAAGTTLERAQEMVLDYVREWAPEARKSPLGGNTVATDRAFLARDMPELESHLHYRIIDVSSIKELSRRWYPRAYFAAPSKSGGHRALADIRESIAELRYYREAVFVAKPGPSTDQARALAARHVVDHEAASTAAAPTDGTVVESTLS; encoded by the coding sequence ATGGCAACCCCAGGCACAGACCGAGCCCTGAGCGACCGCATCGTCTGGATCGACTGCGAGATGACCGGTCTGTCCCTCACCAGTGACGCCCTCATCGAGGTCGCTGCCCTCGTCACCGACTACGAGCTGACGGTGCTCGGTGACGGCATCGACGTCGTCATCCGGCCCCCCGACGAGGCACTGGACCAAATGGACGACTTCGTGCGGGACATGCACACGACGTCCGGGCTGCTCGACGTCCTCGCCGCCGGCACGACCCTGGAGCGGGCTCAGGAGATGGTGCTCGACTACGTGCGCGAGTGGGCTCCCGAAGCGCGCAAGTCACCACTGGGTGGCAACACCGTCGCCACCGACCGGGCCTTCCTCGCCCGCGACATGCCCGAGCTCGAGAGCCACCTGCACTACCGGATCATCGACGTCTCCTCGATCAAGGAGCTGTCGCGCCGCTGGTACCCCCGGGCCTACTTCGCGGCGCCGAGCAAGTCCGGAGGGCACCGGGCTCTGGCCGACATCCGCGAGTCCATCGCCGAGCTGCGGTACTACCGCGAGGCGGTGTTCGTGGCGAAGCCGGGGCCCTCGACCGACCAGGCGCGCGCCCTGGCGGCGCGCCACGTCGTCGACCACGAGGCCGCCTCGACGGCAGCTGCCCCGACGGATGGGACCGTGGTCGAGAGCACCCTCTCGTAA
- a CDS encoding M20 metallopeptidase family protein — protein sequence MTDTLRIAARLAPELVALRRHLHGIPELGLDLPDTQAAVLKALAGLDLEVTLGESLSSVVAVLRGRAPVTGERPVVLLRADMDALPVAEQVDVDYVSTRPGMMHACGHDLHMAGLVGAARILHELREHLVGDVVLMFQPAEEGPGGAEPMIREGLLEAAGRRVDAAYAVHVYSADHPFGTWFGRPGTLMAAADEVHVVVRGEGGHGSAPDRAKDPVPVACEIVLAYQSAVTRQFSVWDPVVLTVGRIAAGTKDNIIPDDAFVDATLRTFSAENRARAHDVVTRIAEHVAQAHGMTAEVTIGNGYPVTVNDVDEFAFSQGVVVDLFGADRWVDMANPEAGSEDMSFVLDEVPGAYLNVSACAFSDVADAEDNHSPRAAFDDAVVPDIAAALAEMALRRTRELSKGVVADA from the coding sequence GTGACTGACACCCTGCGCATTGCTGCCCGCCTGGCCCCGGAGCTGGTGGCGCTGCGGCGCCACCTCCACGGCATCCCCGAACTCGGCCTGGACCTGCCCGACACCCAGGCCGCCGTGCTCAAGGCGTTGGCGGGGCTCGACCTCGAGGTGACCCTGGGGGAGTCGCTCAGTTCTGTCGTCGCGGTGCTGCGCGGCCGTGCACCGGTGACGGGGGAGAGGCCCGTCGTGCTCCTGCGCGCAGACATGGACGCCCTGCCCGTGGCCGAGCAGGTCGACGTCGACTACGTCTCGACCCGCCCCGGGATGATGCACGCCTGCGGCCACGACCTGCACATGGCCGGGCTCGTCGGCGCGGCCCGCATCCTGCACGAACTGCGCGAGCACCTCGTCGGTGACGTCGTGCTGATGTTCCAGCCTGCCGAGGAGGGGCCGGGCGGGGCTGAGCCAATGATCCGTGAAGGTCTGCTCGAGGCAGCCGGACGCCGCGTCGATGCTGCCTACGCCGTGCACGTCTACTCGGCTGACCACCCCTTCGGGACGTGGTTCGGGCGGCCGGGCACGCTCATGGCGGCCGCGGACGAGGTGCATGTGGTCGTGCGCGGGGAGGGTGGCCACGGGTCGGCCCCGGACCGCGCCAAGGACCCCGTGCCCGTGGCGTGCGAGATCGTGCTGGCCTACCAGAGCGCGGTCACCCGCCAGTTCAGCGTGTGGGACCCCGTGGTGCTGACGGTGGGGAGGATCGCGGCTGGGACGAAGGACAACATCATCCCGGACGACGCCTTCGTCGACGCGACGTTGCGGACCTTCTCGGCCGAGAACCGGGCCCGCGCCCATGACGTCGTCACCCGGATCGCCGAGCACGTCGCCCAGGCCCACGGGATGACCGCCGAGGTCACCATCGGCAACGGCTACCCCGTGACCGTCAACGACGTCGATGAGTTCGCGTTCTCACAGGGCGTGGTCGTCGACCTGTTCGGTGCCGACCGCTGGGTCGACATGGCCAACCCCGAAGCCGGGTCGGAGGACATGTCGTTCGTCCTCGACGAGGTGCCCGGTGCCTACCTCAACGTCAGCGCGTGCGCCTTCTCGGACGTGGCCGACGCGGAGGACAACCACTCGCCGCGAGCGGCGTTCGACGACGCGGTGGTCCCGGACATCGCGGCAGCCCTGGCCGAGATGGCGCTGCGCCGGACACGTGAACTCTCCAAGGGCGTCGTCGCTGACGCGTGA
- a CDS encoding PrsW family intramembrane metalloprotease: MSGDLSTRPPDLRVRRNPTARGALRGWVLTGIAGLGFLIVALVVAAYFDAAFGVQASLLALAAAVVPLGIVIPTFLWLDRFESEPNRLLVGAFLWGALVAAVVSALLNTTAMSLIEAMSTADPDAALTTTAVLVAPFVEEAAKGVLVLFVWWFLHHEFDGITDGMVYAGICAAGFAFTENIQYLAQAWTDGGTELLTGTFIARCLFSPFAHPMFTVLTGIGIGIAATSRSWMPRLLAPVAGFLLAVLSHGLWNLAAVSGGQGMVIVYLFVQVPIFFAFLAFVAWVRRTEGHLIGQFLRPYADVGWLSPAEVAMLSSMPHRREARAWARANTGRDGLKAMRAFQDAASELALLRRRMSHRAADAHAIEQEHELLLALRDRRAEFIGLPAS; the protein is encoded by the coding sequence ATGAGCGGTGACCTGTCGACGAGGCCGCCCGACCTGCGGGTGCGCCGCAACCCGACGGCGCGCGGTGCCCTACGCGGTTGGGTGCTCACCGGCATCGCCGGACTGGGGTTCCTGATCGTGGCCCTGGTCGTCGCCGCGTACTTCGATGCCGCCTTCGGCGTCCAGGCCAGCCTCCTGGCCCTCGCGGCTGCGGTCGTGCCGCTCGGCATCGTGATCCCGACCTTCCTGTGGCTCGACCGCTTCGAGTCCGAGCCCAACCGTCTCCTCGTCGGCGCATTCCTGTGGGGTGCCCTCGTCGCCGCGGTGGTGTCGGCCCTGCTCAACACCACCGCCATGTCCCTCATCGAGGCCATGTCCACCGCCGACCCGGACGCCGCGCTGACCACGACGGCGGTGCTCGTGGCTCCGTTCGTCGAGGAGGCCGCCAAGGGAGTGCTCGTCCTGTTCGTCTGGTGGTTCCTGCACCATGAGTTCGACGGCATCACCGACGGCATGGTGTACGCCGGCATCTGCGCGGCGGGGTTCGCCTTCACCGAGAACATCCAGTACCTCGCGCAGGCCTGGACCGACGGCGGCACCGAACTGCTCACCGGCACGTTCATCGCCCGCTGCCTGTTCTCGCCCTTCGCCCACCCGATGTTCACGGTGCTCACCGGCATCGGCATCGGCATCGCGGCGACGAGCCGCTCGTGGATGCCCCGGCTGCTCGCGCCCGTCGCCGGCTTCCTGCTCGCGGTGCTCAGCCACGGCCTGTGGAACCTCGCAGCCGTCTCGGGCGGGCAGGGCATGGTGATCGTCTACCTGTTCGTCCAGGTGCCGATCTTCTTTGCCTTCCTCGCCTTCGTCGCGTGGGTGCGCCGAACGGAAGGACACCTCATCGGGCAGTTCCTGCGCCCCTACGCCGACGTCGGGTGGCTCTCGCCTGCGGAGGTCGCCATGCTCTCGTCGATGCCGCACCGCCGCGAGGCACGTGCCTGGGCGCGAGCCAACACCGGTCGCGACGGGCTGAAGGCGATGCGCGCGTTCCAGGATGCCGCGAGCGAGCTCGCGCTGTTGCGTCGGCGGATGAGCCACCGGGCAGCCGATGCCCACGCCATCGAGCAGGAGCACGAACTGCTCCTCGCCCTGCGTGATCGGCGGGCAGAGTTCATCGGCCTGCCGGCGTCCTGA